Below is a genomic region from Lutra lutra chromosome 18, mLutLut1.2, whole genome shotgun sequence.
GTGGGCCTCGCAGGCACTGGTGCTGCAAGCGGTTTGGCTGTGGCTGGATTTGAGTGGAATGTGAGACCCCCTTTTTGCCAATAACCCCTGTGAGAACTCCTGGAACTGTCAGACCTGGGGAGGCTCCAAGCAGGGGGGATGTAAGGCTGGAGGTGGGACTTTCCAGTGGTGGGGTGTGGTTGGGCTTCAAGCGAGGGTCACACGTCCAGCttgcaggcagggtgggggtgttGGAGGTGACGACTTTCAGGGTCTGCTCCTGACTTGTGTAAGCTGGGACCAGCCACTACTCTCTGTGGCcttgattttctcctttctgaagTGGGGTGAACAGCCTCAAAGATAGTGAAGTGCCTGTTCTAATTCTCTCTGAAGCTGTGAGGATCTTTGGGCCAAATTAAAGTCCCTTGCAGAAGTGGGAAGGAGATAAAGCTCTGGGACTGAGGCTTGTCTTTGAGGGTTGGGGAGAtcaggacttcctggaggaggaggtctCTGCGCTGAGTCTTGAGGGACAGAAGGTTTGGTTGGGTGGAGGCAGCCCTTCCTGGCAGAGGCTGTGGTCAGGCTGAGGGGTCTGTGGTTGGATTCAAATGCTGGCAGGTGAAGGAATAGGGACCACCTTGGGAGGGACTGACCTGGGGTCATGGCCTGGGAGGACTAGGAGGAATCTAGTTAAGGGCCCATGGAGGTGTCAAGACTCTGTCCCTTAATACCCTGGGTATACCCTTGGGTCCCCAGTGAAACCTGTCCTTGGTATAACACGTTTGGAAAGAGGTGTCTTACACCCTTCAGGGGTGAGGGTGAACTCATGGCAGGCTCTCAGTCATCCTCAGCTGTCAGCTGTGCCCGCAGGCGCTGTTCGTGGTGCTGTTACTGGGCTGGGTCTTCGCACCAGTGTACCTGACCGCGGGCGTCATTACCATGCCGCAGTACCTGCGCAAGCGCTTTGGAGGCCATCGTATCCGCCTCTACCTGTCAATGCTCTCGCTTTTTCTGTACATCTTCACCAAGATTTCGGTGCGCATTCATGGAGGGCGGGGCAGGGCCCTGGAAGGGAGGGACCACCGAGTGGGGGTCTCTAGAAAGCCCTGGAGGGGGCGGGACAAAGGAGAAATCCCTTGTAAGAACCAAGACTGAAGCACGGTCTGGAAGAAATAGGTTTGGGGGCCGTGGCCACAGTGGGTGGGACCTGGGAAGGGCAGACCATCGGAAAATAAGAGAACCTTTGAAACGTGGCCACATAGGGTCGTGGTCTGGGCATGAGGTAGACCTGGGTCCCTGCCTGGGTCCCTGGGTCCTGACCTGTGCTATCACTCCTTCTCCCAAGGTGGACATGTTCTCCGGGGCAGTATTCATTCAACAGGCTCTGGGCTGGAACATCTATGCCTCAGTCATCGCTCTTCTGGGCATCACCATGATCTACACTGTGACAGGTGGCTGTGGCAGGGGCTTAGGGATGGAGTGGGCTTGAAGATATGCTGGGAGCATCACTGAAGCAAGCACATTCTGCTCACTAATTCCTGCCTCCTGATGCCCGGGTACATGAGCCTGGAGAATGggccatttctttgaaatttgctCTTCAGGAAGGAGCACATCTTTCAAATCCACAGAAAGACACCATATGTGCTCGGGGCATCCTATTTGGGCTGTCTCCACTGACTCAGGCCCGTTGCAGGAGGGCTGGCGGCACTGATGTACACGGATACCGTGCAGACCTTCATCATTCTTGGGGGGGCCCTCATCCTCATGGGTTACGGTACGGAGCTCAGCcagtgggggaagggcacagaGGTTGCAAGTCACAGAGCTCTCAACCTGGGAGCAGAGACATTGCACGTCTCCAGCATATGGGTCCTAGGGAGGGCCTTGGCACACGCGCTGGGTCCCCTGACAGCCTTGCCCTCACAGCCTTCCACGAGGTGGGCGGGTATTCGGGGCTTTTCGACAAATACTTGGGAGCAATGACGTCGCTGACGGTTTCTGAGGATCCGGCGGTGGGCAACATCTCAAGTTCCTGCTATCAACCCCGGCCTGACTCCTACCACCTGCTCCGGGACCCTGTGACGGGGGACCTGCCATGGCCAGCACTGCTCCTGGGTCTTACCATCGTCTCAGGCTGGTACTGGTGCAGCGACCAGGTGCGGGGTCAGGGCTTGGGCCGGCAGGGAAGCTGGGGGAAGAACCAGAAACCACTGTGGGCAGAGCTGAGATGGGTGGAACCGGAACCCATCTGGGGGTGCTCAAAGACCCGGTTGAGTGGTCAGGAACCTGGCCGGGATGGGGCTAAACCAGACCCAGTGGAATCCAAAGACTCTGGTTCTGAGTGAAGGTGAATTGCCAGCACcactgagccagaggcaggccTGAATTAGAGCAGCGAGTAGAGACAAGGCCTGAGAGGGCGAGGTATGCAGGATTGGATGCAGGTAGTTGAACAGCCCTTGCCGCAGGTCATCGTGCAGCGCTGTCTGGCCGGGAAGAGTCTGACCCACATCAAGGCGGGCTGCATACTGTGCGGCTACTTGAAGCTGATGCCCATGTTCCTCATGGTCATGCCAGGCATGATCAGCCGCATTCTTTATCCAGGTAATGTCTGCAACCCTGCCCCCACCAAGAGTCCTGTGCCCCATCCAGCCCCCTTTGTACGGTAACAGGTGCCTATTTCCCATTTCCATTACTGTCCTTTGATTTGGAAATCCCATCAACCCAGGCCCACCTCCCACCAGAGGTCCTATCTCTCTTCCACTAGGATTTCCTTTCCCCACTTTAGGGATCTGAGTTCCCAGACCAGGTCCCATCCTAGCCACACTGTGCCCTCTTTCCTGCAGACGAGGTGGCGTGCGTGGTGCCTGAAGTGTGTAAACGCGTGTGTGGTACCGAGGTGGGCTGCTCCAACATCGCCTACCCGCGGCTTGTTGTGAAGCTCATGCCCAATGGTAAGAGCTGGCCAGCTGCAGAGACTGCGACTGGGAGGAGTCACCCCGTGCCAAGTCTGCACCCTCCCGGGGATGGCTGGGGACTCACAGCTCCCATCGGCCTGCAGGTCTGCGCGGACTCATGCTGGCGGTCATGCTGGCCGCGCTCATGTCCTCGCTGGCTTCCATCTTTAACAGCAGCAGCACGCTTTTCACCATGGACATCTACACGCGCCTGCGGCCCCATGCAGGCGATCGCGAGCTGCTGCTAGTAGGACGGTGCGGCCTGGGTTCCCCCCAAGATCCTGCCCCACCAAACagccatggggtgggggcagggaaccCTCACAGGATTACGGGGAACTGGGGAATCCTGTGAAATCTCCCGACGGCCACCCACTGCAGGCTCTGGGTGGTGTTCATCGTGGCGGTATCCGTGGCCTGGCTACCCGTGGTGCAGGCAGCGCAGGGCGGGCAGCTCTTTGACTACATTCAGGCAGTCTCCAGCTACCTGGCGCCACCTGTGTCTGCCGTCTTTGTGCTGGCGCTCTTTGTGCCCCGTGTCAATGAGAAGGTGAGTCTGTGTGTAGGTGGTGAACTTGGGGGCAGAACCTGGAC
It encodes:
- the SLC5A2 gene encoding sodium/glucose cotransporter 2 isoform X2, producing MEEHTEAGSVPGLGNQRVLINNSADILVIAAYFLLVIGVGLWSMCRTNRGTIGGYFLAGRSMVWWPVGASLFASNIGSGHFVGLAGTGAASGLAVAGFEWNALFVVLLLGWVFAPVYLTAGVITMPQYLRKRFGGHRIRLYLSMLSLFLYIFTKISVDMFSGAVFIQQALGWNIYASVIALLGITMIYTVTGGLAALMYTDTVQTFIILGGALILMGYAFHEVGGYSGLFDKYLGAMTSLTVSEDPAVGNISSSCYQPRPDSYHLLRDPVTGDLPWPALLLGLTIVSGWYWCSDQVIVQRCLAGKSLTHIKAGCILCGYLKLMPMFLMVMPGMISRILYPDEVACVVPEVCKRVCGTEVGCSNIAYPRLVVKLMPNGLRGLMLAVMLAALMSSLASIFNSSSTLFTMDIYTRLRPHAGDRELLLVGRLWVVFIVAVSVAWLPVVQAAQGGQLFDYIQAVSSYLAPPVSAVFVLALFVPRVNEKLCAALSVPGAPLRHALPLLCHRALHLLWPPHHCSLTVHSTHPTQAPPPPGFQSAAQQGGARGPGC
- the SLC5A2 gene encoding sodium/glucose cotransporter 2 isoform X1, coding for MEEHTEAGSVPGLGNQRVLINNSADILVIAAYFLLVIGVGLWSMCRTNRGTIGGYFLAGRSMVWWPVGASLFASNIGSGHFVGLAGTGAASGLAVAGFEWNALFVVLLLGWVFAPVYLTAGVITMPQYLRKRFGGHRIRLYLSMLSLFLYIFTKISVDMFSGAVFIQQALGWNIYASVIALLGITMIYTVTGGLAALMYTDTVQTFIILGGALILMGYAFHEVGGYSGLFDKYLGAMTSLTVSEDPAVGNISSSCYQPRPDSYHLLRDPVTGDLPWPALLLGLTIVSGWYWCSDQVIVQRCLAGKSLTHIKAGCILCGYLKLMPMFLMVMPGMISRILYPDEVACVVPEVCKRVCGTEVGCSNIAYPRLVVKLMPNGLRGLMLAVMLAALMSSLASIFNSSSTLFTMDIYTRLRPHAGDRELLLVGRLWVVFIVAVSVAWLPVVQAAQGGQLFDYIQAVSSYLAPPVSAVFVLALFVPRVNEKGAFWGLIGGLLMGLARLIPEFSFGSGSCVQPSACPALLCGMHYLYFAIVLFICSGLLTIVVSLCTAPIPRKHLHRLVFSLRHSKEEREDLDADELEGPTSPPTQNGCPEHAVEMEEAQSPAPGLFRRCLLWFCGMSGGGAGSPPAPTQEAAAAAARRLEDISEDSGWARVVNFNALLMMAVATFFWGFYA